The following proteins come from a genomic window of Bacillota bacterium:
- a CDS encoding phosphopentomutase has protein sequence MTKPTPEPDQLRKRAIIIVLDGAGAGALPDADDYGDLGSDTLRNVIRKHGPLDLKNLYSLGLGEALKLSSVKRISKFSPVFYGLMAPLSPGKDTTSGHWEISGIVMESSFPVFPDGFPRELIDRFSKEIGRGVLGNIAASGTEIIERLGEKHIKTGFPIIYTSADSVFQIAAHEKIVPLETLYHWSEIARSLLTGKNAVGRVIARPFVGEPGSFKRTAGRHDYSLSPPGKTLLDTAMERGYPVAVVGKVADIFAHRGMTITRPGGDNDALAEELIYLLENVESGLIWTTFGDFDTLYGHRNDSKGFALALEKFDRHLEIILKMLGKDDLLFITADHGCDPTFPTTDHTREYVPLLAWNREIQLNKNLGIRKTYADLAASAADWLDLTNPGPGVSFIP, from the coding sequence ATGACAAAACCCACCCCCGAGCCTGACCAACTCCGGAAGAGAGCAATTATTATTGTCCTGGATGGCGCAGGTGCGGGTGCCTTACCTGATGCAGATGACTATGGTGATCTAGGTTCAGATACTCTGCGTAATGTGATCAGAAAACATGGACCGCTGGACCTGAAAAATCTTTATAGCCTCGGTTTGGGGGAAGCCCTGAAATTATCTTCTGTAAAGAGGATATCAAAATTTTCTCCCGTCTTTTACGGTCTGATGGCGCCTCTTTCACCAGGAAAAGATACTACAAGCGGCCACTGGGAGATCTCCGGTATTGTCATGGAAAGCAGCTTTCCTGTTTTTCCCGACGGTTTCCCTCGGGAACTAATTGATCGCTTTTCAAAAGAGATCGGCCGGGGTGTGCTCGGGAATATCGCTGCTTCAGGAACCGAGATAATTGAGCGACTGGGTGAAAAGCATATTAAAACCGGTTTCCCGATAATATATACTTCAGCCGATAGTGTTTTCCAGATCGCGGCGCATGAGAAAATAGTTCCCTTGGAAACTCTATATCACTGGTCAGAAATTGCCAGGTCTCTCCTGACCGGAAAAAATGCGGTCGGCAGGGTTATTGCCCGTCCATTTGTCGGAGAACCCGGTTCATTTAAGAGGACTGCCGGCAGGCATGATTACTCACTTTCACCTCCGGGTAAAACACTGCTTGATACAGCCATGGAGAGAGGGTATCCTGTAGCTGTGGTCGGAAAAGTTGCCGATATATTTGCCCACCGCGGCATGACGATCACAAGACCCGGAGGGGATAACGATGCCCTGGCTGAAGAGCTGATCTACCTCCTTGAAAATGTGGAAAGTGGACTTATCTGGACTACATTTGGCGATTTCGATACCTTGTATGGCCACCGTAATGACAGCAAAGGATTTGCCCTTGCCCTGGAAAAGTTTGACCGGCACCTTGAAATAATCTTGAAAATGCTGGGAAAGGATGACTTATTATTTATTACGGCTGATCACGGGTGTGATCCCACCTTTCCGACTACAGATCATACCCGCGAATATGTTCCTCTTTTGGCCTGGAATAGAGAAATTCAGCTAAATAAAAATCTGGGAATACGAAAAACGTACGCAGATCTTGCCGCATCAGCTGCTGACTGGCTTGATCTGACAAACCCGGGACCTGGAGTTTCTTTTATTCCCTGA
- the xerD gene encoding site-specific tyrosine recombinase XerD: protein MQTQLGHYSNYLAVEKGLSQNTLESYRRDLKKFITFMHKHEKTKPVDISRSDLNMFIIELKKNGHATSSISRCIASIRSFFTFLLNEGMIESNPALELETPRIEKKLPRVLTTKEVDDLLSQPIAGKNNGLRDKAMLELLYASGIRVSELVSLNLTDFDPKVGYLRCRGKGMKERIVPIGSVAINSVNEYIKGARSKLLKNNGEISLFVNQHGKRMTRQGFWKILKKYARKSNINGEITPHTLRHSFATHLLENGADLRSVQEMLGHSDISTTQIYTQITRKKIREVYDKTHPRA from the coding sequence ATGCAAACGCAGTTAGGACATTACAGTAACTACTTGGCAGTCGAAAAAGGACTTTCACAAAATACCCTGGAGTCGTACCGGCGTGATCTCAAGAAATTTATTACTTTCATGCATAAACATGAAAAGACTAAACCGGTAGATATAAGCCGGTCAGATTTAAACATGTTTATCATCGAATTGAAGAAAAATGGCCACGCTACTTCTTCAATTTCGCGCTGTATTGCTTCTATTCGTTCATTTTTCACTTTTTTACTTAACGAGGGAATGATCGAAAGTAATCCGGCATTGGAGCTGGAAACACCGCGTATAGAAAAAAAACTACCCCGCGTACTTACTACAAAAGAAGTTGATGATCTGCTGAGCCAACCGATTGCCGGAAAAAATAACGGCTTACGGGATAAGGCTATGTTGGAACTGCTTTATGCTTCCGGTATTCGTGTTTCTGAATTAGTCTCGTTGAATCTAACTGACTTTGATCCAAAAGTCGGTTACCTGCGATGCCGTGGTAAAGGCATGAAAGAACGAATTGTGCCTATAGGATCTGTAGCTATTAATTCTGTCAATGAATATATTAAGGGAGCCAGGTCAAAACTGCTGAAAAATAATGGAGAAATTTCCCTCTTTGTAAACCAGCACGGCAAGAGGATGACGAGGCAGGGTTTTTGGAAAATTCTTAAGAAATATGCACGGAAATCGAACATTAACGGTGAAATTACACCCCACACACTGCGCCATTCTTTTGCCACACACCTTTTGGAAAATGGCGCAGACCTCAGATCTGTCCAGGAAATGTTGGGCCACTCTGACATTTCCACTACCCAGATATATACCCAGATAACCAGAAAGAAGATACGGGAAGTATATGACAAAACCCACCCCCGAGCCTGA
- a CDS encoding NUDIX hydrolase → MRIISDHMREVTLSTSYLYRGRIINVRQDRVKVQSGKVAFREVVEHPGAVAVLAVNESNKVFFVRQHRQPAGEILLEIPAGKLEIGEEPLKCARRELLEETGLEAEDWMELIRFYPSPGFCDEMIYLFQAGKLSETANQNTDPEEFITVEKISLNDAAEMIADGRIRDGKTIIAIQFALLDKL, encoded by the coding sequence ATGAGAATAATCAGCGATCATATGAGAGAAGTAACCCTTTCAACGAGTTATCTTTATCGCGGCAGGATTATCAATGTTCGACAGGACAGGGTAAAGGTTCAGAGCGGTAAAGTTGCTTTTCGCGAGGTTGTGGAACACCCCGGAGCAGTAGCGGTATTGGCTGTGAATGAATCAAATAAAGTATTTTTTGTCAGGCAGCACCGTCAGCCGGCCGGGGAAATATTGCTTGAAATACCGGCCGGTAAGCTGGAAATTGGCGAAGAACCACTTAAGTGCGCCCGTCGCGAGCTGCTCGAAGAAACAGGGCTGGAGGCAGAAGATTGGATGGAGCTGATCAGGTTTTATCCCTCGCCAGGTTTTTGTGATGAAATGATTTACCTCTTCCAGGCCGGAAAATTAAGCGAAACAGCAAATCAGAATACTGATCCCGAAGAATTTATAACAGTTGAGAAAATTTCTCTGAATGATGCTGCAGAAATGATAGCAGACGGCAGGATCAGGGATGGAAAAACAATCATTGCTATACAATTTGCCCTGTTAGACAAATTATGA
- a CDS encoding acyl-CoA dehydrogenase family protein: protein MDFELSTEQLAMQKMAHEYVEKEVIPIAAEYDEKEEMPVDLVRKMVAEGFASISIPEEYGGAGMDEVTVCIVTEELGRGCAGIATGVGANSLASLPIQLAGNEEQKEKYLTDICSGKLASFCLTEPNAGSDVGSISTTAIKDGSDYVINGCKCFITNGTYADYYVVFAIVDPKRGARTLTPFVVERGTPGIDATRKEKKMGIRASNTAHVIFEDVRIPEVNMLGKEGSGFRVAMETFDISRPMIASLAVGVARAAYEAAADYARERIQFGKPIIQQQAIQFMLADMAMEIEAARSLVLRVAGMIGKTEKRLSPYSAMAKAFAGDTAMKVTVDALQVMGGYGYCREYPMEKYMRDAKIMQIYEGTNQIQRLVIANSIIGGKL from the coding sequence ATGGATTTTGAATTATCAACCGAGCAGCTGGCCATGCAGAAAATGGCTCATGAATATGTTGAGAAAGAAGTTATCCCCATAGCGGCCGAATATGATGAAAAAGAAGAGATGCCTGTGGATCTGGTTCGCAAGATGGTTGCTGAGGGTTTTGCTTCAATTAGTATACCTGAAGAGTATGGCGGAGCAGGGATGGATGAAGTTACTGTCTGTATCGTTACCGAAGAGCTGGGACGTGGCTGTGCCGGTATTGCAACCGGTGTAGGTGCAAACTCACTCGCCTCTCTGCCGATTCAACTGGCCGGAAATGAAGAACAGAAAGAAAAATACCTTACAGATATCTGCAGCGGAAAGCTTGCCTCATTTTGCCTTACCGAACCGAATGCCGGGTCGGATGTAGGTTCGATTTCGACAACTGCAATAAAGGATGGCTCAGATTATGTAATTAACGGCTGTAAATGTTTTATCACAAACGGCACCTATGCCGATTATTATGTTGTTTTTGCCATCGTAGATCCTAAGCGAGGAGCCCGGACACTTACCCCTTTTGTTGTGGAAAGAGGAACACCGGGGATTGACGCTACCCGAAAAGAGAAAAAAATGGGCATCAGGGCCAGTAATACGGCGCATGTTATCTTCGAAGATGTCCGTATTCCTGAAGTAAATATGTTGGGCAAGGAAGGCAGTGGTTTCAGAGTTGCCATGGAGACATTTGATATATCGAGGCCGATGATTGCTTCACTGGCTGTAGGAGTGGCCAGAGCAGCATATGAAGCTGCAGCCGATTATGCCCGGGAAAGAATCCAGTTTGGAAAACCGATCATTCAGCAGCAGGCAATCCAGTTTATGCTGGCTGATATGGCGATGGAGATTGAGGCTGCCCGCTCCCTGGTACTGAGGGTAGCCGGCATGATCGGGAAGACCGAGAAACGCCTGTCGCCTTATTCTGCTATGGCAAAAGCGTTTGCCGGTGATACGGCTATGAAAGTTACCGTTGATGCCCTGCAGGTAATGGGGGGTTACGGTTATTGCCGGGAATACCCCATGGAGAAATATATGCGTGATGCGAAAATAATGCAGATTTATGAGGGAACCAACCAGATCCAACGATTGGTAATTGCAAACAGTATAATCGGCGGCAAATTATAA
- a CDS encoding sigma 54-interacting transcriptional regulator yields MLLEDMMTRKFATLQSESTLREAVRLLRNSQRDGLPILNSDGTLAGIFTKTNLYDVLLKNIDMGDTISGYYNPNVVKISKDLSYDEVIDAVRRIPVGTGVVVDREDKVVGLFTKVELITALFKEERLLNTRLNAMYQAMHNALISIDEKCQINFINRAAEQLFSLDHEEAEGKRLTDILPGLDMGRVLEDGIVEIGMNYSIHETKTVVNKTPLIDNGRVIGAIAIFQDLTELELIAEEMSTVKRLNQTLRTVLDIGYDALVVVDEMGKIVLVNRIFLDFIRLEENSVMSRPVNEILENSRLHVVSKTGIPEINDIQFIDGKPYVVSRLPIVRDGQVIGAVGKISFRRVDELRELAGKLETMNSRLTHFQEELKKERFQKHPYTFDDIITINPAMQRLLREAQQAAQGLSTVLISGESGVGKELLAQAIHQAGLRQNAPFIKVNCAAIPENLLETEFFGYAPGAFTGAHKNGKKGRLDLADGGTLFLDEIGDMPLTLQGKLLRVLQDQAFERIGGTSTIRVDIRFIAATNQRLEEKVNAGTFRKDLYFRLNVIPLPIPPLRERVEDILPLVHAFLRKYNLIFGMQVSDITEDALSVLRAYSWPGNIRELENVVERAMNFTGEDTIRVEHLPPQIRAGSEIQRSEPLNNKEDPPIPDYRWKRDEQERDMISRALQQSGGNKSRAARTLGMSRSWLYEKMDKLGIK; encoded by the coding sequence ATGCTTCTTGAAGATATGATGACGCGGAAATTCGCGACATTGCAATCAGAAAGTACCCTCCGGGAAGCTGTCCGGTTACTTCGGAACAGTCAGCGAGACGGATTGCCGATCCTTAACAGTGACGGAACTCTCGCCGGAATATTTACAAAGACAAACCTGTATGATGTTTTACTGAAAAATATTGACATGGGTGACACTATCAGCGGTTATTATAACCCGAATGTGGTGAAAATTTCAAAAGACTTAAGCTATGATGAAGTGATTGACGCCGTTCGCCGGATTCCTGTCGGAACCGGAGTAGTAGTTGACAGGGAAGATAAGGTGGTTGGCCTTTTTACCAAGGTGGAGCTTATTACCGCTCTTTTTAAGGAAGAGAGACTGCTTAATACCAGGTTAAATGCTATGTACCAGGCCATGCACAATGCATTGATTTCAATTGACGAAAAATGTCAGATTAACTTTATAAACCGTGCGGCTGAGCAGCTTTTTAGTTTAGATCATGAGGAAGCAGAAGGTAAACGGCTTACTGACATTCTACCAGGTCTCGATATGGGCAGGGTTCTGGAAGATGGTATTGTGGAAATTGGTATGAATTATTCAATTCATGAGACCAAAACAGTTGTTAACAAAACGCCACTGATTGATAACGGACGGGTTATCGGAGCAATAGCCATTTTTCAGGATCTGACTGAACTTGAACTGATCGCAGAAGAAATGAGTACGGTCAAAAGGTTAAACCAGACCCTGAGAACAGTGCTTGATATAGGCTACGATGCACTGGTTGTTGTTGATGAAATGGGCAAGATAGTTCTTGTAAACCGTATATTTCTCGATTTTATACGTCTCGAAGAAAATTCAGTTATGTCCAGGCCGGTCAATGAGATACTTGAAAACAGCAGGCTGCATGTTGTTAGTAAAACCGGCATTCCGGAAATTAATGATATACAGTTTATTGATGGTAAACCCTATGTGGTATCACGACTGCCCATAGTCAGGGACGGGCAGGTTATCGGCGCTGTGGGAAAAATCAGTTTCAGAAGAGTAGATGAATTAAGAGAACTTGCCGGAAAACTGGAAACCATGAACAGCAGGTTGACCCACTTTCAGGAAGAGTTAAAAAAAGAAAGATTTCAGAAACATCCATATACATTCGATGATATAATAACGATTAATCCGGCCATGCAGAGGTTGCTAAGAGAAGCACAACAGGCGGCACAGGGTTTATCAACGGTGCTGATCAGCGGTGAAAGCGGCGTAGGAAAAGAACTTTTAGCACAGGCTATCCATCAGGCTGGGTTACGCCAGAACGCTCCATTCATAAAAGTTAATTGTGCCGCAATACCTGAGAATCTTCTCGAAACAGAATTTTTTGGCTATGCTCCCGGAGCTTTTACCGGGGCTCATAAAAATGGTAAAAAAGGCCGATTGGATCTGGCAGATGGCGGAACACTTTTTCTCGACGAAATCGGTGATATGCCCCTAACCTTGCAGGGCAAGCTCTTAAGAGTTTTGCAGGATCAGGCTTTCGAAAGAATTGGTGGAACTTCAACCATCCGGGTCGATATCAGATTCATTGCCGCAACAAACCAGCGGCTTGAGGAAAAAGTCAATGCCGGCACCTTTAGAAAAGATCTATATTTCAGGCTTAATGTGATACCGCTTCCAATACCGCCACTACGAGAACGGGTTGAAGATATACTGCCTTTGGTCCATGCTTTTTTAAGAAAGTATAACCTCATATTCGGTATGCAAGTTAGTGATATAACTGAAGATGCTTTAAGTGTGCTCCGTGCATATAGTTGGCCGGGTAACATACGTGAACTTGAAAACGTTGTGGAGCGGGCGATGAACTTTACAGGAGAGGATACAATCAGGGTTGAGCATCTTCCACCCCAGATACGAGCGGGGTCTGAAATCCAGAGGAGTGAGCCTTTAAATAACAAGGAAGATCCACCTATTCCAGATTATCGGTGGAAAAGAGACGAACAGGAACGGGACATGATCAGCAGAGCGCTTCAACAGTCCGGAGGTAATAAAAGCAGGGCTGCAAGGACTCTTGGCATGAGCAGGTCGTGGCTCTACGAAAAAATGGATAAACTTGGAATTAAATAG
- the recN gene encoding DNA repair protein RecN — protein sequence MLVELRVNNFALIEDLTFNFNSGLNVLSGETGAGKSIVIGAINLLLGDRAAVDQIRQGCEEAYVEGIICCSGFIREETDRLLSEAGIESDEELFLAREVYRSGRSIARVNGRAVPVSFLKELGKYLIDLHGQHQHQSLLRPEQHLELLDSFGGEEIGNLRVKLEELHKKSRDKRKELSLLGENSAERERKLDIYSFQIQEIRAAALINGEDDELLNRERLLANVEKISIATAKVYENIYAGEESGMIPALTDSLRSSEAMLAEAAKVDPDLNPLVELLGSASTQLEEAAHELRNYQEKLEFEPGELNSIQERLNLINTLKRKYGSTIGDIQKFAEQSESEMERLKNSEAVAAELEEEIRNLEKEMYKISLLIHSIRVDTAKVLESKLEECLDELALPNARFEVKIEEKENITPKGLDHVEFLFSANPGEEVKPLAKIISGGEVSRVMLALKSILARQDVMPTLVFDEVDAGIGGVTIQAVAEKLASLAIHHQVMCVTHSPQIAVMADRHFRLFKEKIGARTITCSEIVVDQSRREELARMLDGAGIDQVGLMHVDSLLERAERFKKESVR from the coding sequence ATGCTCGTAGAGTTGAGGGTTAATAATTTTGCACTAATTGAAGATCTTACCTTTAACTTTAATTCCGGTTTGAATGTTTTAAGCGGTGAAACAGGAGCCGGTAAGTCAATTGTCATCGGAGCAATTAACCTGCTGCTCGGTGACAGGGCAGCGGTGGATCAGATCAGACAGGGCTGTGAAGAAGCATATGTCGAGGGAATAATCTGCTGCAGCGGTTTTATCCGGGAGGAGACGGACCGGCTGTTATCTGAAGCTGGAATAGAGAGTGATGAAGAGTTATTTCTGGCCCGTGAAGTTTACCGCAGCGGGCGCAGTATCGCCAGGGTAAATGGGAGAGCAGTTCCCGTATCTTTTTTGAAAGAGCTTGGCAAATATCTTATTGACCTGCATGGACAGCATCAGCACCAATCACTTTTGCGCCCGGAACAACACCTAGAACTGCTTGACTCGTTCGGGGGAGAAGAAATAGGTAATTTGCGTGTGAAACTTGAAGAACTCCATAAGAAGAGCAGAGATAAAAGGAAAGAGCTTTCTTTACTCGGTGAAAACAGTGCTGAACGCGAGCGTAAACTAGATATATATAGTTTTCAGATACAGGAGATCCGTGCTGCAGCTCTGATTAACGGGGAGGATGATGAACTATTAAACCGCGAAAGACTTCTCGCTAATGTAGAAAAAATCAGTATTGCCACAGCCAAAGTCTATGAAAATATATATGCCGGTGAAGAATCGGGTATGATACCGGCACTTACCGACAGCTTGAGAAGCTCTGAAGCGATGTTAGCGGAAGCGGCAAAGGTTGATCCGGATTTGAATCCTTTGGTTGAACTACTGGGAAGCGCTTCAACACAGCTTGAAGAGGCAGCACACGAGTTGCGAAATTACCAGGAAAAACTTGAGTTTGAACCGGGTGAACTGAACAGTATCCAGGAACGTCTGAATTTGATCAATACTCTGAAACGAAAATATGGATCAACTATCGGGGACATTCAGAAATTTGCTGAACAGAGTGAGTCAGAGATGGAACGCCTGAAAAACAGTGAGGCGGTGGCTGCAGAACTCGAGGAAGAGATCAGGAACCTGGAAAAAGAGATGTATAAAATAAGCCTGCTAATTCATAGTATCCGGGTGGATACTGCAAAAGTTCTTGAGTCGAAACTGGAAGAATGCCTTGATGAACTTGCTCTTCCAAATGCACGGTTTGAAGTGAAAATTGAGGAAAAAGAAAACATCACCCCAAAAGGACTGGATCATGTTGAATTTCTTTTTTCGGCAAACCCAGGGGAAGAAGTTAAGCCACTGGCAAAAATTATTTCAGGCGGAGAGGTCTCCCGTGTCATGCTTGCCCTGAAATCGATACTGGCCAGGCAGGATGTTATGCCCACCCTGGTTTTTGATGAGGTGGATGCCGGTATAGGCGGTGTTACGATTCAGGCTGTAGCAGAGAAACTGGCCAGCCTGGCGATACACCACCAGGTAATGTGTGTAACGCACAGTCCACAGATAGCTGTTATGGCAGACAGGCATTTCCGTTTATTTAAGGAAAAGATCGGAGCGAGGACAATCACCTGCTCAGAGATTGTCGTAGACCAGAGCAGGCGGGAAGAGCTGGCTCGTATGCTGGATGGTGCGGGTATAGATCAGGTAGGCCTGATGCACGTCGACAGCCTTCTCGAGAGGGCTGAACGCTTTAAAAAAGAATCTGTCCGCTAA
- a CDS encoding NAD(+)/NADH kinase yields the protein MKKIGLIPNWHKKNCSLVVDKVRHFFKQRKIKLQITDSEQADFYSEKSLADQLQSWHDRVELIIVVGGDGTILRVARDLACWEVPVLGINLGHTGFLAEIEVEQMERFLQYIATDQYSYQERMMIEAWLVREEEELGRYLALNDIVISRGPFSRIINVETYINKDYLERYSGDGVIVSTPTGSTGYSLSAGGPIVNPTMELFVITPICPHSLYNRSVIINGTDQMNLRIDSRQVQVVLTVDGQVRFALEDNDQVYIHSAGQKVKMVCFDDYSFYRMLHQKLKA from the coding sequence GTGAAAAAAATTGGTCTAATTCCTAACTGGCACAAAAAAAACTGCAGCCTTGTGGTCGATAAAGTACGCCATTTTTTCAAACAGAGAAAAATAAAATTACAGATTACCGATAGCGAACAGGCAGATTTTTACAGTGAAAAATCACTGGCCGACCAGCTGCAATCATGGCATGATCGTGTTGAATTGATCATTGTGGTGGGCGGAGACGGGACAATCCTACGTGTAGCCAGAGATCTGGCCTGCTGGGAGGTACCCGTGCTCGGTATAAATTTAGGACATACAGGTTTTCTGGCTGAAATTGAAGTTGAACAGATGGAGCGTTTCCTCCAGTATATAGCTACCGATCAGTATTCTTACCAGGAAAGGATGATGATTGAAGCCTGGCTGGTCCGAGAGGAAGAGGAGTTGGGCCGTTATCTTGCCCTGAACGATATTGTAATCTCACGGGGACCTTTTTCCCGAATTATAAATGTGGAAACCTATATTAACAAGGATTACCTGGAACGATATTCCGGTGATGGGGTGATAGTCTCCACTCCTACAGGCTCAACAGGATATTCACTTTCTGCAGGTGGTCCTATTGTCAACCCAACGATGGAACTATTTGTGATTACCCCGATTTGTCCTCATAGTTTATATAACCGGTCAGTGATTATAAACGGAACCGATCAGATGAATCTGCGTATTGATTCCCGCCAGGTTCAGGTTGTCCTTACCGTTGACGGCCAGGTCAGATTTGCCCTTGAAGATAACGATCAGGTTTATATTCACAGTGCCGGGCAAAAGGTTAAAATGGTCTGTTTTGATGATTATTCATTCTACAGAATGCTGCATCAGAAACTTAAGGCATAA
- a CDS encoding TlyA family RNA methyltransferase encodes MKQKSKKNRLDRILIESRPDFSRNRIQAEIMAGNVFVNGIPVDKPGMPVDITSEIMIRETENPYVSRGGLKLEGALNDFSLNVTSLSILDVGASTGGFTDCLLQKGAKEIFALDVGYGQLAYNLRVDPRVKVFERTNIRYVEPGDLPDKIDLAVVDVSFISLRKVLPVFHRLSISTVLALIKPQFEVGKKDADRGGGIIRDPALHKKVIEDIISDAGKIGYCPAGITFSRHPGPKGNIEFFILLKDPGTGPCYDVEDMGKRIIETVQRAHKILMKK; translated from the coding sequence TTGAAGCAAAAATCAAAAAAAAACAGGTTGGACCGGATATTGATAGAAAGCCGGCCTGATTTCAGCCGTAACCGTATTCAGGCTGAAATCATGGCCGGCAATGTATTTGTAAATGGAATACCCGTGGATAAACCGGGGATGCCGGTTGATATTACTTCAGAGATTATGATCAGGGAAACAGAAAATCCTTATGTTAGCCGGGGCGGATTAAAACTGGAAGGAGCATTAAATGATTTCTCTTTGAATGTTACTTCCTTGTCTATCCTGGATGTGGGAGCATCAACCGGTGGTTTTACAGATTGTCTCCTGCAAAAAGGAGCAAAAGAAATATTTGCACTTGATGTGGGCTATGGGCAGCTGGCTTATAATTTGCGTGTCGATCCAAGGGTTAAAGTATTTGAACGAACTAATATACGCTATGTTGAACCCGGAGATTTGCCTGACAAAATTGACCTTGCCGTGGTCGATGTATCGTTTATCTCTCTACGGAAAGTTTTGCCTGTATTTCATCGACTAAGTATTTCAACTGTTCTGGCCCTGATCAAGCCTCAATTTGAAGTGGGGAAAAAAGATGCTGACAGGGGCGGAGGTATCATCAGAGATCCGGCTCTGCATAAAAAGGTTATTGAAGATATAATCAGTGATGCCGGGAAAATCGGTTACTGTCCTGCGGGAATAACATTTTCCCGTCATCCCGGGCCTAAAGGAAACATTGAATTTTTCATTCTCCTGAAAGATCCCGGAACAGGACCATGTTACGATGTCGAAGATATGGGAAAACGTATTATTGAAACTGTTCAAAGAGCACACAAGATATTGATGAAGAAGTAA